aaagaaatgaagaaaggAGGAAAACAGAGTGAGATgcagaaaagaatgaaaaataaagaaaaaaaaagttaaaagaacataaaagaaaaaaaattaaattgtcaaagtgAAAAAAATATAAGAACCAATTctagaatttaacctaaaattttcgtttgaaatgatgatttaacgtttCATATCAACTTACTGTTACATTATTAACGGCAATTaacggctcagtgactaaaatgttacaacactataacgtaagtgactaaaatgtatcatttcaaacataagtgactaaaatataacgtaaggcaaataaaagtgactattttaatagtttacccttTAAATAATTTACCAATCATTTattctttcttattttattatcttcCAATTTATGTTAGTAGTTTATTCAATTAGTGAGTTGATTAAGTAGACCTTTTCCAAAGAGTTGATTAAGTAGTCATTAATAGTCTATTACCCGTGAATGGAAGTTAACATAATTAGAtaaaaagacaaaatatataGCTAAACCCTCCCATCTAGCTGACTGCTTTTTCATTGCTAGTGTCTTCTTTTTCTATTACCCGTGAATGAAAGTCAACATAATTAGATAAAAGACAAATGTAATTAGTTGaatgattatttattttaaaagtttggTAACacagtttttaaattttttaaaattaatttacttaaaaATACTTATAGTAAAGTAATATGCACACAAATTTAGTACACAAATTACATCAGAGGTTTTTAATTGCCaaccaaaaaggaaagaaatcagCTTTAGTTTCTATTCAAATTTGCTCACAAGGCAAAGAAACAtcaatgaatgaaaaaaaaatgagttcACTCGTGAATCAGCTGATTTCCTCGTCCACCATGTCCGAAGAAGAAGAAGCATTCCGCTATGCTTAGTGTTTACGAACCTCCGGCATAGTTCCTTACGTTTTGGATGCCGCAATCCAGCTCGGTGTCTTCGATATATTAGCGAAAGCAGGTCCCCATGCCGAGCTTTCTTCCAACCACATCGCATCGGAGATTCAGGCGAAGAACCCCGACGCCCCTTCCCTTCTCGATCGCATGCTTCGGCTCCTCGCCTGCTATGGTTTAGTCACCGGCGGCACCGATAATGGAGAAGATGGTGAAAGAGTCTATGGACTTACTTTGGCTGGTAAAGCTTTTGTTAATGACGAAAATAATGGATCTTTGGTTGCTTCTATTATGAACAAGGGCAAGGTTGAACTCTGGTACATTGAGTTATGCCTAATCTCATGTTTTTTCCATAATTATTCGATCAAATTGGGTTTAATATGTATGATTTATGTAGGTTACAGTTTAAAGATCTGGTCCTTGAAGGTGGGAACCGTTATGAGAAGGTGCGTGAGATGCCCTTTTATCAATATACGAGCTTAAATCCCGAACATGCTAAGGGTTTTGACACCGAAATGACAAATCTTTCGAAGATAACAGTGAAGAAAATACTTGAGAGATACAATGGATTCCAAGGGGGAACGACTTTGGTAGACGTTGGGGGTGGATATGGGGTTACACTCAACATGATCATCTCCAAATACCCTTCCATTAAAGGCATTAACTATGACTTGCCTCATGTTGTACAAGCAGCCCCATCTTTCCCTGGTAATTATATAACCCTACTTTAAACTCACGTGTGTTTATTTATGTTGGCTCGTAAATTTATCTTTGTTATCATGCAGGCATTGAGCATGTAGGAGGAGATATGTTCTCAATTGTTCCCAAAGCAGATACCATAATGATGAAGGTAGATATGCATGGTTATATAGGAGTTAGATGGATTCAAAACTTTACGATTGtatctattttaatttgtttGTGTTTTTGTAGGAAATTCTTCACAATTGGGATGATGAGCATTGCTTAAAACTCCTAAAAAACTGCTACGAAGCATTAGAAGAGAGAGGGAAAGTGATAGTAATAAGTTTCATTATGGTTGAGGAAACAGAGGCAAGTAATGCAGCTAAGTTTATTTGTCAAATGGATCTGAACATGGCTATGCTATTTGGTGCAAAGGAAAGGACTGCAAAACAGTTGAAGTCTATGGCCATGGATGctgggttttcaagctttcaactCAAGTGCCTTGTTTTCAATGTGATTGCTGTCATGGAATTCTATAAATGATTAATTTCCATGGTGATATGATGTGTCTGATTTGGTTAAATAATTAAGGATTTAGGGTTTGTTTTTGTAATCTTATGAACTGAATCATTGGATCTTTGATTATTATTAtcttttgtgtttattttcagttgtttttctatgttttggGGGATAAAATAaaggaataaaagaaaaaaaactctcaattgctttagtttaatttgttaaatgaagaaaaatatttttaaaaataattataaatttatttatttattgagttggtgtcacaaattaactcaacatcaattcaataataatattaatttaattataaaattattgagATACCTTTATTTTAAAGagcaattaatattattataaaattatttttatataattttaaataaaataattaaaaatattatttaaaacaacaaaattataaaaaaatttattaccattccaccaataatgaaatatttttataaatatatttttaatataaaatattttgataaaatttaatattttaaaatacataattaATGAAATAATTCAAAAATCATTTTTGGGAATAAAGTCTTTTAAGTGAGCTTGCTGCTGCATTGATTGGGCTTTACATGTTTGAGCACTTATGTTAAAGGTTATGGTTACCAAAAGGGATTTGAGCACATGACTTGATTTCAATGCAAATCTTTTATCATTAGATTTTAAGAGTAAAGTAAGTGTAAttattttgatatgcatattgtattttaatatttaaaaggtttaaatatttttattttacttttattaataagacttgtgtaatttttttattttgagtaaGTTAATgatatttagataaattaaactcaatcaaacatattATAAATAACTAGAACATATTTCTCCTACCTTAACCAGTGGTCGAAGGTTCGATCCTTACCCTAAGTATGGAGCAGTTTTAAAACTCGCGGCCATCATTTACCCCCCTAATGGGCCTACAGAATGCAAAGAATTAGATTCTGAGCTTGCTCTAGTAGATACcttaagaaataaataataataataattagaaCATATTATTTTGTGGatggaaaataatattttgaaaaagTTATTTAGGTTGATCGGTAAATAGAGTTTTAGTCTTTTTTAGCTAATTTGGGCACAAATGGAGGATTGGGTAATCAAACTCTTTAATTGTGATGTTTAGTATATGAAGGTTTGCAAAAACTTGTTGAGCTAAAACctccaaaacaaaaataaaatgtagGGATGGGCAATCTTTTTCACTACTAATTAGGAATGAGATTGTGGAATGACTTATCTTACTATGCTTGCTCAAAAATTACTCCTTTTGCTATATGCTTACTCAAAAATCACCCCTTTGCCACATGTATCTttttctttaatatttatatactgttatttattttcaatttacttgTGTAAAATGATTTATTATGCaattttatattaattgaaatatgttacttgacaaatttattcaGAGTGTGACATAATTATCACTAATTTATATACTAAGAACATGGCATAATTATCACTAAGAATATAGTTTACATTTATATTGATACACtattaatatttatcaatttccACAAGATTAATATTTGTAAATAAGGAATTtaagaaatttatttatttatttttaaaaatattcactaattaatttccATAATAGATGTTGTAGTTCCTTGGTAATAGTGTTTTATGTCAATAATTTCACCCAAtaaaaactaaagtattctaaacaaataaataatttaataataaaatgtgtTATGCTCTTATTTGTCATTTTACACATATCAACTTTCAGCTATCAGTTAAGTTTTatcaaatacttttaaataaataGTTAATAGAATCAATTGGTTAAATCAGTTAATAGAATCAGTCGGTCAAACTAGCCACTATTATCAGTTATCAACCAATTGCCAAACAAGACCATTATAATTGAGTGAAAAACAATGTTATTATGGGTAattacctttaaaattttaaaacttacccttattctattttataatttcacaaaaaaatattattaagttAACATCACAAATTAAATCAAGTAATTTATATAGATATATTTATATAAACTACTAATTTTCTACCTCGTGTGCAAGGCACATGATGCCACAATTACAATTTGATCTGATGAGGTTTGCACTTGATCACTGGTTTTTTGGTGGTGAACAGTATTTTTTTGTTTGCTTGATATTGCTTTCTTTACTGCCTTGTTTTCATGATCGTTGATTACTGCTGGTTTTTCTTTGGTCAAATTATTCTGGGGATTACTTGCGGTTCAATTTTACTCTTTCATCGTGGATCTTCGTTCTTTGACTGCCAGGTGTTTGTTGATTTGTTTCTTAAGGAATTGCTAGTCTACCAAATGTAAATATTTGTGCAATGGATGTTTTCAAAACTTTTAGAAAGTAAAACTCGATttgattcaaaaaattaaaattttttaattttgaaatatttgaattttgagtttaagTCAATTTGAATTTTAGAGTTCAAGTAACTTAAATAATATTGTGGGTAtaaatactttttaatttttaaaatgaataaatttgtCTCTTTCAAAcaagaatttaaaaaaatcaaaataacttttaaaaattcaaaaatttataaaatatttaaaaatatcttatttttattttatttttcctttcaaatatatatgattttaaatttatgtattctaacatggaattagttctattgtaacaatattttaatttaagatGCTTAATTTTTAAATCTAATGGAACAATTTCACTCGATTTGACAAAACTCGAATCTTATTTCAAATCAAgttagaatgataaaataaggatcATCAATTTAACTAACTCAAATTTGTTTTACTCGACTCAATCGAACATTAACCCCTAATAAAGAATAGTTTGATGTTGAGGTTTTTTATTTGACAAGTGACTAAATGAAAAATTGAAAGAGGAGAGGGAATAGAGATGGCAATGAAGCAGGCCAGGAGGATTTTGCCTGCCCCAacctgaaccttgatgaattcgATCTGACCTcgaattttaaagaaaaaatttcaTCTCAAActcaaacttaaaatttaataGGAGACTCAATTTCGACTCAACCTGATCCATATTTAATTTAATTGCTTTATTCTTTATTTGaagtaaataatattatatttttatttttattttgaaataaataaaatttttttagtttagacttaaaacttaatacatatttatttattgaaagcaaaaacttaatatatataactaatttaCCTCAAATTAATTCTCTATTTTACTCTTTCACATCTTTGCTCAATTtagcttttatttttaatttaaatttaaccttcaattttgtaaaaagttaaatttaattattcaaattttaaaagagtcaattaatgtttttaataaaataccaattaaaattaaacatgccAACTCATGTatacttattttttaaatattttatttttaaatattttataaattttaaattattttcttgaCATGGCATTTGTTAGGATCGATCCGATTAAGCAACGAAGAAgaaaaatagtgaataaattaagaaattgaacacataaaTTTAACGAGAAAAAAATCcctctaaagaggataaaaaaccacgggcaaagataattttactataatggcaaaagaacgaagagtacaaaagatggagataaagactaaaccccgaaaacccgaaaaaaaaaaagaaccatcaaaacgtaaacacaaaattctctaaatgtgttatgagttctaaccTCTAATGgctgtattttctaaggttgtaaaagagcctatttataggctaaattcataagtcaaataataataaaataatctacacAAATCAGAgtttgattaaaataaataaacagagtttaactgaaagattatttctcaaatttgactgaaataggagtcatactcaacaaatctccatcttgactcatatttccataatgccatctttgccaaagctctccacgggcctatcttgaactatgcagggaattaattgAGTCAAATCTGTGCTTAGAaattggaagacttctagccttcgacttgtacactgtcaaatcaaaactaacccgagtctgattttcacgaacacagtgccctaacttttcaaaacctgcatccaaaagagaacctctcttcaacgaaacagtcatacctttttccctcctataaccaagttgcctccgctccaaacgagttgactttaactccgtaacggacgagggacgtccgatttcaccggtcattatagaaccttccagaatataaagactgccggttcttttaccttttaacaaaatgagagcttTAAGAGatattttaatgttgtttttaCTCGATGTTAATtgtgcatcctttcaagtctaaaatactcaaggagatgagatcctttcgtaaatcaggtacatacctgacatctaaAAGTGTCCTAATTGTCCCATCGTGCatattaattttaacagtaccaataccaattaccttactagatgaatcattttccatgcgcacaactccaccttcaaccgaactgtatgtggggaaccattctctattgggacacatgtggaaagaaaatcctgaatctaggatccactcggacttgagcttggagttatcacttgttgacactaacaagaaatcatcaccattttcatcGAACAAATTAGCACCAgttacatcttcctcgttactctcagcagctcttttatttTACAGTTTATAGCAATCTGCTTTGACGCGACCTAACTTTTTAAAATAGCGACACattttgtctcgtttctttgatgctaccaaaacgaaagcttgcctatctgccttgctatccaaatgaagctcattatcgagtttgtctctactcaaaaaatgacccttcacatcttcaaacgagagtttgtctctatcataaatcagggtctccctgaaaagacttgtatgaaagaggtaaagagcacaataatagcatagcttgatcttcatcatcaatatgaacctcaacgttctttaaatcatttaaaagagtaatgaattgactgatgtgattctaagaagctcacattcgttcatgcgaaacgtaaatagatattgtttcaacactaaacggttagctagAGACTTAGTCGTATAatgagtttctaacctttttcaCAAGtcagatgaggtcttctccatcaatacctcttgcaataccgtattcacgaggcacaactggattgcagacaaagccttttcatcaagcccttcccattctgttttatttaaattctcaggctttttctcgataacaacctttttcaaactGGATTGTattagaattgccatcatccgaacttgccacagattgaaatttgtctcaccatcgaagttctcaatttcaaaccttgttgctgcTATATCTGAATaggctgatctatgaaaatttaACTAactttgataccacttgttaggatcgacccgattaagcaacgaacaagaaaaatagtggaataaattgagaaattgaacacataaatttaacgtggaaaaacccctccaaagaggataaaaaaccacgggcaaagataattttactataatggcaaaaagaacgaagagtacaaaagttagagataaagactaaaccccgaaaacccaaaaaaaaaaagaaccctcaaaacgtgaactcaaaattctctaaatgtgttatgagttctactatctaatgggtatattttctaaggttgtaaaagagcctatttataggctaaattcatagtcaaataataataaaataatctagactaatcagagtttgattaaaacaaataaacataGTTTAACTAAAAGATTATTTGTGAGATTTGACTCAAATAGGAGTCATACTCAACAACATTTAAGACAAATAATATAACGTGAGCATAAAATGCACGTTGTTGAATGTCACATAAACattgttaaaataattaatattttagttagcATTCCATTAAAGAAAAACGATTCGActtttttctttgaaaatttaataattaaatttaatttaaagagagaataaatatctaattaaaaaaatatgtaaACGATGAGAGCTAAATTTGTCATTATGTCTTTATTATATTATGCTATCATAATCATTATATGGTAAACAATGCTAAAGTAAGATTACTACTCAATCAAAACTTGAGTTATTGTGGCCGATTGAGTCTTAATTCAATTAACATAGGTATTGTTATCAATGTAAGAGGACGTGAGTTCGAGAGTGCACTgaaacgcattatcctcctatttatgggttaagAAGTAGTTATGGGTAGTTCTAAATATTGTATCAAAAAACAGCAGACATAATcagaacttataatgaaattattaaaaaaaaacacttaaGAGTTATTGAGATACTAAACACTTGAGTTATTGAGATGCTAAGGCATCTATTTATActactattttttattttgattaaaatgtaattgtaaaattaattatataataattaatctTCAAATTTTATTCTCTTTTCATTACATGAAATACTTGTTGATTAGATTAGGattatatacattttaatatacccatcatatcatattcatattttttttcttaaacatattatatcatattttaattattttaatgggAATGAAAGTTGTAATGTTTTCTAATTGAAGTGACAATGTTGTAATTTAGAAGAGGTGTTGTTGGTTATTGTAATTgtataaaatttgagatttagtttttatattttaaaattttaaaatttaatcatctTATATTTGTAATTTAAAAGTCCAATCCAATTATTATCGTTGGTGGTcatttcagtcaaaatttatCACTTTATCATGTTTATTTTTTGCCAATCATATGTCACGATATATGAGGATATTCTAATCGAAATTctaagttgacaaattttgataaaaaaatttaatttttagcgACAAGACTAagctttttaaaaataaaaaagcaaGAGGacttattttttaagtttttaaatagagagattaaatcttaaaatttgtaaaagtgtaaGGGCTAacagcatattttaacctttaggGGAACATTTGTTCTGCTTTCTTTATGAGGTCTAGTATAGCTTCCGGGGGCCCTTAGGGTTTTTCTTGGTTGTTTACAtttccttctctctttttttcggTTTTGCTTCAGCTTATTTCTctcaactaaaaaaaaaaaatgactgCTCAAACAGACAAAGAGGTCGAAGAGATCCTCGCCGCTCATCTCGATCAACAGAAAATCCATGTAATTTCTTTCCCCTTTTCATTTTcccaaaataaattttctttttctttttactgatttttatttatttatttttattgttgtcGAGTCACAGTCTGAGCAACCCGAACAACCTGTAGTTGAAGATGACGACGACAACGATGACGACGACGATGATGACGATGACAAGGATGAAGATGATGCCGAAGGTGAATATTCGTTTTCAATTAATTTCTTATTCATTTGTTAATATTTTAGATTTAGGGTCGAATTGATTTCAGCAGTGCTATCGTTTTTGGTTAATTTTATATGTTTCATGAATCTTGAATTATGCCTGAGCTTCGAATCAAGCTTATAGTGTCTTTGTCTTGAATCCGATCGATTTTGATCTTGTTTGGACTCTTTTTTAAGCTTTGTTATTGATATCGGTGCTACTGCTATGAATCAAAACCCGGGAACCTACAAGTCTACGGTTCTTGATGGATTTAGATACCTTGTCATATTCGTACTATGTTACATGAACTGGAGTGTATATGATGGATACAGTATATGTATGACATGGTATTCTTTTTTCATATATTTAGAGGGTTTTTAGAGGGGTTTatcttcatatttttattcaacTCGGATATGTTTCCAACATGCGTGTTGGATTCATCTATGAAAtcaatattttatgttaatgtatTCTATGCATTGCAAGTTTCGTTTCTCTCTGTACCATTCTTCAAGATGTTTTAAGTGATAGTGGAGATTTATATCTTGCTAAAATATGGTATTCTTCATATCACTGTGTTTAGAGTTCCATATTCGGGAGGGTTGGGACTTTTTCTGTTAAGAGATTCATCTTTTGTGTTGTTGGTCTGTCTCTGGGCATGGTTAGATTCTTTTAAGTTTGTCTGTGTATTTGGAGATCCTTGAAATTCAAATTGCTATATCCATGTACCAGATACAGatacttaaaaagaaaaagttctcaAGCAATATAGGTTTGAGTATTTAATTTTAAGTTTCCTGAATCTTGAATCATGCCCGACCTTCAGATCAAGGCATCAAGTTCTATATGATTTTTTACTTGGATTGATTCGATTTTGATCTTGTTTATTGATATTGGTGCCACTGCTGTGTTTCAAAATGGGGAAACCTGCATGTCTAGGGGTTTTGTTGGATTTAAATACCATCTCATATTTATCCTATGTTAAGACTTGGATTtaagttttggatatggcatgcaTCTGATTTTTGGACATATATTTCCAGGGTTTTAAATGGGTTTTAAGAGAATGAAGTTGGATTCATTTGTTAACTCACTGTTTTATGTTCTTAATGTATTCTATGTTTTGCAAGTTTTACTATTCTGCTAAATGTTTTAAGCTGTTATAGAGATTTATATCGTGCTAAAATATGTGTACCTTTTACAAATTAATACGAATCAAGCCCTATGGATCCTGCGTTTAGAATTCCACATTCAGGGAATAATAAGGACCGTCATTGAATGACAGTTGGGAATTTCTCTTGGTTTTTTTCTGTTAAGATATCCATCTTTTACATTGTGTGTTCTGTCTCAGGCCTTCATGACGTAGACGGAACTGGTAGGTCAAAGCAAAGCAGAAGTGAAAAGAAGAGTCGTAAAGCAATGTTGAAGCTTGGGATGAAACCGATTCCCGGTGTTAGCAGGGTCACAATCAAGAAGAGCAAGAATGTAAGTCCCCTTTTGTATTGTTAACCACTCGATACTCTCCTGTCCTTGTGCATTATTGCTTATCATGATAACCGATTTTTCCATTGAATTCAGATCTTATTCGTCATCTCGAATCCAGATGTCTTCAAGAGCCCTGCATCGGATACATATATAGTGTTTGGAGAGGCTAAGATTGAGGACTTGAGCTCACAACTGCAGACTCAAGCTGCTGAGCAGTTTAAGGCTCCGGATCTCAGCCATGTGATCTCCCAACCCGAGCCATCGACTGTGGCCCAGGACGATGAAGAAGTGGATGAGACTGGAGTCGAGCCAAAAGACATTGAGTTGGTGATGACACAAGCAGGAGTGTCGAGATCGAAGGCTGTGAAGGCACTCAAGGCTGCAGATGGGGACATTGTATCTGCTATAATGGAGCTAACAGCTTAAACGAATATGGTGTGTGTTAGCGAAATTTGATGGATTTTGCACTAGTAAATGTGTTCTATGAGAATTGCGTGATATGTCATAGTCACAAGTTTTAATGCGATGTTGTTTTGGTgacttttttgtttttgtttttttaatcattttcattagTTGAATTGCAATTTGTAGTCACTCTATTTGTTAACGTATCTTTGGGCAACTGATGAAATGTTTGTATAATTAGAGTTGTTGTGGCAATCAGGCAGGTTCGGGTTGGGTTATTTTAGATTTATATTTTTTCCTGGTTCAAATTAGCATGGGCTCATTTTTTCGGGCTTGTGTTTGGGTTTAGGTTTTTTGGGTTTGAGTTTTTTAGGCTTGAATTTTTTTTAGACTCAAAATGAacttaaaaatcttttaaaaaaaaatcttaaaaaaaatctcaatatctaaatacaatttgtaaaaattaaaattcaatttaaaatttaatgtaaTAAAGTGATATTTTATTTTgacgttaaaattttaataatattttatgtattactaattatatacatttcataattattttatatgttaacatatgagcataattaataatttaactaaatttaggtaaaaatttaatactataatatatatcaaaAGTTTTATTAAtagttatataatataatataatattatagcATAGTATATAATGTAATACtatatgtatatgtattaatAGTTATGTAGTACTTACTTTTTATATagataatattttaacaattcgaccgttaaatttaatgttttattcaCATAAAACGTTCATGTCaagttttgaataaattaaaatgtttaaCAATTGGTTTAACATAAACAACTTTCAACTGTTGAATATAATAATAAAGATGACATTCTCAATCAATACGATAAtgatattgaatttatttgaaacttTATGTCAATGACAAACATAActatattgataaatttaaaggttttatttctttttgatACATGCTTAGAATTACCCATAACTCCCTTCCCAATCCTTAAATAGAAGGATAAACGCATTGTTTATGTTG
The Gossypium arboreum isolate Shixiya-1 chromosome 10, ASM2569848v2, whole genome shotgun sequence genome window above contains:
- the LOC108481968 gene encoding caffeic acid 3-O-methyltransferase-like isoform X1, which codes for MLRLLACYGLVTGGTDNGEDGERVYGLTLAGKAFVNDENNGSLVASIMNKGKVELWLQFKDLVLEGGNRYEKVREMPFYQYTSLNPEHAKGFDTEMTNLSKITVKKILERYNGFQGGTTLVDVGGGYGVTLNMIISKYPSIKGINYDLPHVVQAAPSFPGIEHVGGDMFSIVPKADTIMMKEILHNWDDEHCLKLLKNCYEALEERGKVIVISFIMVEETEASNAAKFICQMDLNMAMLFGAKERTAKQLKSMAMDAGFSSFQLKCLVFNVIAVMEFYK
- the LOC108450195 gene encoding nascent polypeptide-associated complex subunit alpha-like protein 1, which produces MTAQTDKEVEEILAAHLDQQKIHSEQPEQPVVEDDDDNDDDDDDDDDKDEDDAEGLHDVDGTGRSKQSRSEKKSRKAMLKLGMKPIPGVSRVTIKKSKNILFVISNPDVFKSPASDTYIVFGEAKIEDLSSQLQTQAAEQFKAPDLSHVISQPEPSTVAQDDEEVDETGVEPKDIELVMTQAGVSRSKAVKALKAADGDIVSAIMELTA
- the LOC108481968 gene encoding caffeic acid 3-O-methyltransferase-like isoform X2, which produces MLRLLACYGLVTGGTDNGEDGERVYGLTLAGKAFVNDENNGSLVASIMNKGKFKDLVLEGGNRYEKVREMPFYQYTSLNPEHAKGFDTEMTNLSKITVKKILERYNGFQGGTTLVDVGGGYGVTLNMIISKYPSIKGINYDLPHVVQAAPSFPGIEHVGGDMFSIVPKADTIMMKEILHNWDDEHCLKLLKNCYEALEERGKVIVISFIMVEETEASNAAKFICQMDLNMAMLFGAKERTAKQLKSMAMDAGFSSFQLKCLVFNVIAVMEFYK
- the LOC108481968 gene encoding caffeic acid 3-O-methyltransferase-like isoform X3 — encoded protein: MLRLLACYGLVTGGTDNGEDGERVYGLTLAGKAFVNDENNGSLVASIMNKGKVELWLQFKDLVLEGGNRYEKITVKKILERYNGFQGGTTLVDVGGGYGVTLNMIISKYPSIKGINYDLPHVVQAAPSFPGIEHVGGDMFSIVPKADTIMMKEILHNWDDEHCLKLLKNCYEALEERGKVIVISFIMVEETEASNAAKFICQMDLNMAMLFGAKERTAKQLKSMAMDAGFSSFQLKCLVFNVIAVMEFYK
- the LOC108481968 gene encoding caffeic acid 3-O-methyltransferase-like isoform X4; this encodes MLRLLACYGLVTGGTDNGEDGERVYGLTLAGKAFVNDENNGSLVASIMNKGKFKDLVLEGGNRYEKITVKKILERYNGFQGGTTLVDVGGGYGVTLNMIISKYPSIKGINYDLPHVVQAAPSFPGIEHVGGDMFSIVPKADTIMMKEILHNWDDEHCLKLLKNCYEALEERGKVIVISFIMVEETEASNAAKFICQMDLNMAMLFGAKERTAKQLKSMAMDAGFSSFQLKCLVFNVIAVMEFYK